From Inquilinus sp. Marseille-Q2685:
CGCCCAAGAGCGCGGTGGCGAGGCGGGTGGCGTCGACCGCGTCCAGCAGCTTCGGGTCGCCGCCGTTCTTCGCCAGGGTCTCGAGCATCGACGTGCCGGGAACGACGAAATCGGGGTTGCGGGTGAAGGCGCCGGTGATGGTCTCGTGGCTGTTCACCACCTGCCGGGTCAGGCCGGGATGGATCTTCGACTGCGCCTCGCCCGAGGCCGCGACGACCAGGTCGCAGCCCAGCATCAGCCGGGCGCCGCCGGCGGCGATGCGCACGGCGTGGATGTCTTCCGGCTTGCGGGCGATGCGGACATGGCTGACCACGGCGCCGCCCTTCTGGGCCAGGCCGGCCTGGTCGAGCACCGACACGCCCTTGCCCTCGAGATGCGAGGCCATGCCCAGGAGGGCACCGATGGTGATCACGCCGGTGCCGCCGATGCCGGTGATCCTGATGCCGTAAGGCTGCTCCAGCGACGGCAGCTCGGGCTCCGGCAGCGTCGGGAACAGGTCTGCCTGGCCCTCCGCGGCCGGCTTCGGCTTGCGCAGCTTGCCGCCCAGGACAGAGACGAAGGACGGGCAGAAACCGTTGACGCAGGAATAGTCCTTGTTGCAGCTGGACTGGTCGATCGCGCGCTTGCGGCCGAACTCGGTCTCGACCGGCACCACCGACAGGCAGTTCGAGACCTTCGAGCAGTCGCCGCAGCCCTCGCACACCGCCTCGTTGATGAACACCCGGCGGGCCGGATCCTCCATCGTGCCGCGCTTGCGGCGGCGGCGCTTCTCCGCGGCGCAGGTCTGGTCGTAGATCATCACCGAGACGCCGGGCGTCTCGCGCAGCTGCTGCTGGATGTGGTCGAGCCGGTCGCGGTGCTCGACCCCGACGCCGGCCGGCAGCAGCTTGCTCTGCGTTCCCGGCTCGCCGTAGATCTCCGGCCGGTCGGTGACCACGACCATGGTCTGGACGCCCTCGGCCCGCAGCTGGGCCGCGATCATCGGCACGGTGATGGTGCCGTCCACCGGCTGGCCACCGGTCATCGCCACAGCGTCGTTGTAGAGGATCTTGTAGGTGACGTTGACGCCGGCCGCGAGCGCCGCGCGGATGGCCAGGCTGCCGGAATGGAAATAGGTGCCGTCGCCGAGATTGACGAAGACATGCCTGGTCTCGGTGAACGGCGCCTGGCCGATCCAGGCGACGCCTTCGCCGCCCATCTGGCTGAAGGTCTCGGCATGCCGGTCCGGCATCCAGGTTGCCATGTAGTGGCAGCCGATGCCGGCTAGCGCCCGGCTGCCCTCCGGCACCCGGGTCGAGGTGTTGTGCGGGCAGCCGGAGCAGAAATAGGGCACCCGGTCGACCGCCGCCTTGACGATCTTCTTCTGGCCTTCGCGCTCCTCCAGGTAGCGGACCCGCTCGGCCAGGCCGGGATGGTCCAGATACTTCAGAAGGCGCCGGCCGATCGCGACCGCGATCTGCGCCGGCGTCAGCTCGCCGGTCGAGGGCAGGATCCAGTCGCGCTTCTCGTCGAACTTGCCGACGATCACCGGCCGCTTGTCGGCATGCCAGTTGTACAGCTGCTCCTTCAGCTGGTTCTCGATCAGCGCCCGCTTCTCCTCGACCACGATCAGCTCGTCGAGGCCTTCGGCGAAGGCGCGCACGCCGGTCGGCTCCAGCGGCCAGGGCATGCCGACCTTGTAGATGCAGATGCCGAGCTGGGCCGCGAGCTCCCGGTCGATGCCGAGGTCATCCAGAGCCTGGCGGACGTCGAGATAAGACTTGCCGGTGGTGACGATGCCGAAGCGGTGCCGGCCGCTGTCATAGACCAGGTGGTCGAGCCTGTTGGCGCGGGCGAAGGCGAGCGCGGCGTACAGCTTGTCGCGCATCAGCCGCTCCTCCTGCACCAGCGGCGGGTCGGGCCAGCGGATGTTCAGCCCGCCGGGCGGCATCACGAAATCCTCCGGCAGCACGATCCTGACCCGGTTCGGGTCGACGAAGACCGAGGCCGAGCTGTCGACATTCTCGGCGATGGTCTTGAAGCCGACCCATAGGCCGGAATAGCGGCTCATCGCCCAGCCGAAGAGGCCGTAGTCCAGGATCTCCTGGACGTTCGTCGGGTTCAGCACCGGCATCATATGGGCGATGAAGGCGTGCTCGGACTGGTGCGGCACGGTCGAGGATTTGCAGGCGTGGTCGTCGCCGGCCATGACCAGCACGCCGCCATGCTTCGAGGTGCCGGCGAAATTGGCGTGCTTGAACACGTCGCCGGTGCGGTCGACGCCGGGGCCCTTGCCGTACCAGATGCCGAACACGCCGTCGTATTTCGCGCCGGGCCACAGCCCGACCTGCTGGCTGCCCCAGACCGCGGTGGCGCCCAGATCCTCGTTCAGCCCGGGCTTGAACT
This genomic window contains:
- a CDS encoding indolepyruvate ferredoxin oxidoreductase family protein yields the protein MTATALASVSLEDKYTLDSGRIYLTGIQALVRLPLMQRRRDEAAGLNTACFISGYRGSPLGGYDQALWAARKFLQKQNIEFKPGLNEDLGATAVWGSQQVGLWPGAKYDGVFGIWYGKGPGVDRTGDVFKHANFAGTSKHGGVLVMAGDDHACKSSTVPHQSEHAFIAHMMPVLNPTNVQEILDYGLFGWAMSRYSGLWVGFKTIAENVDSSASVFVDPNRVRIVLPEDFVMPPGGLNIRWPDPPLVQEERLMRDKLYAALAFARANRLDHLVYDSGRHRFGIVTTGKSYLDVRQALDDLGIDRELAAQLGICIYKVGMPWPLEPTGVRAFAEGLDELIVVEEKRALIENQLKEQLYNWHADKRPVIVGKFDEKRDWILPSTGELTPAQIAVAIGRRLLKYLDHPGLAERVRYLEEREGQKKIVKAAVDRVPYFCSGCPHNTSTRVPEGSRALAGIGCHYMATWMPDRHAETFSQMGGEGVAWIGQAPFTETRHVFVNLGDGTYFHSGSLAIRAALAAGVNVTYKILYNDAVAMTGGQPVDGTITVPMIAAQLRAEGVQTMVVVTDRPEIYGEPGTQSKLLPAGVGVEHRDRLDHIQQQLRETPGVSVMIYDQTCAAEKRRRRKRGTMEDPARRVFINEAVCEGCGDCSKVSNCLSVVPVETEFGRKRAIDQSSCNKDYSCVNGFCPSFVSVLGGKLRKPKPAAEGQADLFPTLPEPELPSLEQPYGIRITGIGGTGVITIGALLGMASHLEGKGVSVLDQAGLAQKGGAVVSHVRIARKPEDIHAVRIAAGGARLMLGCDLVVAASGEAQSKIHPGLTRQVVNSHETITGAFTRNPDFVVPGTSMLETLAKNGGDPKLLDAVDATRLATALLGDSIATNLFMLGYAWQKGLVPVSHEALERAIELNGTAVAMNKAAFLWGRRAAHDLARVERLAAPPQEEGHRLSRSLDEVIARRVEQLTAYQDAAYAARYAALVGKVRAAEAKLGREELTEAVARNYYKLLAYKDEYEVARLYTDGSFLKQIEAQFEGDYKLQFHLAPPAFAEKDPDTGHLKKRAFGPWMLKAFRLLARMKRLRGTAFDPFGRTAERRAERQLIADYEAVVEELLARLGPDTHAVCVAIARVPEQIRGYGHVKDENRDKAKAREAELLATLRTPAAPKLAAE